The proteins below are encoded in one region of Helianthus annuus cultivar XRQ/B chromosome 2, HanXRQr2.0-SUNRISE, whole genome shotgun sequence:
- the LOC110922972 gene encoding meiotic recombination protein SPO11-2 isoform X4, which produces MADLRRSTVFFTEQHLSYADILPPLEVRSRIEVAVLNFLKVLNSSTPAISILPMINRKKSNSRVNHGLLTEDSWIFLSRSFCTRSLMRENTTKSFMRVWKMMEMCYEILVKEKRVTQRELFYKLLCVSPDYFPSQVQVNQTIQDVVALLRCSRFSLGVMASSRGAVAGRLLLQEPDQEIVDCTTCGSSGYAISGDLNLLEKLTMKTDARYIFVIEKRLAEDRVFNQIPCILITAKGYPDLATRNPAGLAILCTFKYGSIGMGLEAYRYACNIKWLGLRKDDLAAIPEESFIPLKPKDLQIAKSLTSSEILQDNYKEELAVMVQSGKKAEIEALYFHGYDFLGKYLANKIVQVDYI; this is translated from the exons ATGGCGGACTTACGGAGATCCACCGTCTTCTTCACGGAGCAACACCTCTCGTACGCCGATATTCTTCCGCCTCTCGAG GTTCGATCTAGAATCGAAGTAGCGGTCCTTAATTTCCTCAAGGTTTTGAATTCTTCAACTCCAGCGATCTCGATCTTACCTATG ATCAACCGTAAGAAAAGTAATAGCAGAGTGAATCATGGACTGTTAACTGAAGATTCATGGATTTTTCTGTCACGTTCATTCTGCACAAGATCTTTGATGAGAGAGAACACTACTAAATCCTTCATGAGAG TGTGGAAGATGATGGAGATGTGCTACGAGATTTTAGTTAAGGAAAAGAGGGTAACCCAGAGAGAATTGTTTTACAAGTTGCTTTGTGTGTCACCAGATTATTTCCCTTCTCAAGTACAGGTCAATCAAACAATCCAAG ACGTTGTAGCATTGCTTCGATGCAGCCGCTTTAGCCTTGGAGTCATGGCATCTAGTAGAGGAGCCGTTGCTGGCCGTTTATTGTTGCAG GAACCTGACCAAGAGATTGTTGACTGCACCACATGTGGGTCTTCCGGTTATGCTATTTCTGGTGACCTGAACTTGTTAGAAAAACTGACAATGAAGACAGATGCCCGTTATATCTTTGTTATCGAGAAG CGATTGGCTGAGGATCGCGTGTTCAATCAAATTCCATGTATTCTCATCACTGCTAAAGGATACCCTGATCTTGCTACAAG GAATCCAGCTGGATTGGCTATTCTCTGCACCTTCAAATATGGAAGCATTGGAATGGGACTAGAAGCATACAGATATG CTTGCAATATCAAGTGGTTGGGGTTAAGGAAAGATGATTTGGCTGCAATACCAGAAGAATCTTTCATTCCACTGAAGCCAAAAGATCTGCAAATTGCCAAAAGCTTGACTTCTTCTGAAATATTGCAG GATAACTATAAAGAAGAGTTGGCAGTAATGGTTCAGAGTGGCAAGAAAGCAGAAATTGAAGCTCTATACTTCCATGGGTATGATTTCTTAGGGAAATACTTGGCAAATAAAATCGTGCAAGTCGATTATATTTAG
- the LOC110922972 gene encoding meiotic recombination protein SPO11-2 isoform X2 encodes MADLRRSTVFFTEQHLSYADILPPLEVRSRIEVAVLNFLKVLNSSTPAISILPMINRKKSNSRVNHGLLTEDSWIFLSRSFCTRSLMRENTTKSFMRVWKMMEMCYEILVKEKRVTQRELFYKLLCVSPDYFPSQVQVNQTIQDVVALLRCSRFSLGVMASSRGAVAGRLLLQEPDQEIVDCTTCGSSGYAISGDLNLLEKLTMKTDARYIFVIEKRLAEDRVFNQIPCILITAKGYPDLATRFLLHRMSRTFPDIKILGLVDWNPAGLAILCTFKYGSIGMGLEAYRYACNIKWLGLRKDDLAAIPEESFIPLKPKDLQIAKSLTSSEILQDNYKEELAVMVQSGKKAEIEALYFHGYDFLGKYLANKIVQVDYI; translated from the exons ATGGCGGACTTACGGAGATCCACCGTCTTCTTCACGGAGCAACACCTCTCGTACGCCGATATTCTTCCGCCTCTCGAG GTTCGATCTAGAATCGAAGTAGCGGTCCTTAATTTCCTCAAGGTTTTGAATTCTTCAACTCCAGCGATCTCGATCTTACCTATG ATCAACCGTAAGAAAAGTAATAGCAGAGTGAATCATGGACTGTTAACTGAAGATTCATGGATTTTTCTGTCACGTTCATTCTGCACAAGATCTTTGATGAGAGAGAACACTACTAAATCCTTCATGAGAG TGTGGAAGATGATGGAGATGTGCTACGAGATTTTAGTTAAGGAAAAGAGGGTAACCCAGAGAGAATTGTTTTACAAGTTGCTTTGTGTGTCACCAGATTATTTCCCTTCTCAAGTACAGGTCAATCAAACAATCCAAG ACGTTGTAGCATTGCTTCGATGCAGCCGCTTTAGCCTTGGAGTCATGGCATCTAGTAGAGGAGCCGTTGCTGGCCGTTTATTGTTGCAG GAACCTGACCAAGAGATTGTTGACTGCACCACATGTGGGTCTTCCGGTTATGCTATTTCTGGTGACCTGAACTTGTTAGAAAAACTGACAATGAAGACAGATGCCCGTTATATCTTTGTTATCGAGAAG CGATTGGCTGAGGATCGCGTGTTCAATCAAATTCCATGTATTCTCATCACTGCTAAAGGATACCCTGATCTTGCTACAAG GTTTCTTCTTCATCGTATGAGTCGAACATTTCCTGATATTAAAATTTTAGGACTTGTTGACTG GAATCCAGCTGGATTGGCTATTCTCTGCACCTTCAAATATGGAAGCATTGGAATGGGACTAGAAGCATACAGATATG CTTGCAATATCAAGTGGTTGGGGTTAAGGAAAGATGATTTGGCTGCAATACCAGAAGAATCTTTCATTCCACTGAAGCCAAAAGATCTGCAAATTGCCAAAAGCTTGACTTCTTCTGAAATATTGCAG GATAACTATAAAGAAGAGTTGGCAGTAATGGTTCAGAGTGGCAAGAAAGCAGAAATTGAAGCTCTATACTTCCATGGGTATGATTTCTTAGGGAAATACTTGGCAAATAAAATCGTGCAAGTCGATTATATTTAG
- the LOC110922972 gene encoding meiotic recombination protein SPO11-2 isoform X3, producing the protein MADLRRSTVFFTEQHLSYADILPPLEVRSRIEVAVLNFLKVLNSSTPAISILPMINRKKSNSRVNHGLLTEDSWIFLSRSFCTRSLMRENTTKSFMRVWKMMEMCYEILVKEKRVTQRELFYKLLCVSPDYFPSQVQVNQTIQDVVALLRCSRFSLGVMASSRGAVAGRLLLQEPDQEIVDCTTCGSSGYAISGDLNLLEKLTMKTDARYIFVIEKHAIFQRLAEDRVFNQIPCILITAKGYPDLATRNPAGLAILCTFKYGSIGMGLEAYRYACNIKWLGLRKDDLAAIPEESFIPLKPKDLQIAKSLTSSEILQDNYKEELAVMVQSGKKAEIEALYFHGYDFLGKYLANKIVQVDYI; encoded by the exons ATGGCGGACTTACGGAGATCCACCGTCTTCTTCACGGAGCAACACCTCTCGTACGCCGATATTCTTCCGCCTCTCGAG GTTCGATCTAGAATCGAAGTAGCGGTCCTTAATTTCCTCAAGGTTTTGAATTCTTCAACTCCAGCGATCTCGATCTTACCTATG ATCAACCGTAAGAAAAGTAATAGCAGAGTGAATCATGGACTGTTAACTGAAGATTCATGGATTTTTCTGTCACGTTCATTCTGCACAAGATCTTTGATGAGAGAGAACACTACTAAATCCTTCATGAGAG TGTGGAAGATGATGGAGATGTGCTACGAGATTTTAGTTAAGGAAAAGAGGGTAACCCAGAGAGAATTGTTTTACAAGTTGCTTTGTGTGTCACCAGATTATTTCCCTTCTCAAGTACAGGTCAATCAAACAATCCAAG ACGTTGTAGCATTGCTTCGATGCAGCCGCTTTAGCCTTGGAGTCATGGCATCTAGTAGAGGAGCCGTTGCTGGCCGTTTATTGTTGCAG GAACCTGACCAAGAGATTGTTGACTGCACCACATGTGGGTCTTCCGGTTATGCTATTTCTGGTGACCTGAACTTGTTAGAAAAACTGACAATGAAGACAGATGCCCGTTATATCTTTGTTATCGAGAAG CATGCGATATTTCAGCGATTGGCTGAGGATCGCGTGTTCAATCAAATTCCATGTATTCTCATCACTGCTAAAGGATACCCTGATCTTGCTACAAG GAATCCAGCTGGATTGGCTATTCTCTGCACCTTCAAATATGGAAGCATTGGAATGGGACTAGAAGCATACAGATATG CTTGCAATATCAAGTGGTTGGGGTTAAGGAAAGATGATTTGGCTGCAATACCAGAAGAATCTTTCATTCCACTGAAGCCAAAAGATCTGCAAATTGCCAAAAGCTTGACTTCTTCTGAAATATTGCAG GATAACTATAAAGAAGAGTTGGCAGTAATGGTTCAGAGTGGCAAGAAAGCAGAAATTGAAGCTCTATACTTCCATGGGTATGATTTCTTAGGGAAATACTTGGCAAATAAAATCGTGCAAGTCGATTATATTTAG
- the LOC110922972 gene encoding meiotic recombination protein SPO11-2 isoform X1, with protein MADLRRSTVFFTEQHLSYADILPPLEVRSRIEVAVLNFLKVLNSSTPAISILPMINRKKSNSRVNHGLLTEDSWIFLSRSFCTRSLMRENTTKSFMRVWKMMEMCYEILVKEKRVTQRELFYKLLCVSPDYFPSQVQVNQTIQDVVALLRCSRFSLGVMASSRGAVAGRLLLQEPDQEIVDCTTCGSSGYAISGDLNLLEKLTMKTDARYIFVIEKHAIFQRLAEDRVFNQIPCILITAKGYPDLATRFLLHRMSRTFPDIKILGLVDWNPAGLAILCTFKYGSIGMGLEAYRYACNIKWLGLRKDDLAAIPEESFIPLKPKDLQIAKSLTSSEILQDNYKEELAVMVQSGKKAEIEALYFHGYDFLGKYLANKIVQVDYI; from the exons ATGGCGGACTTACGGAGATCCACCGTCTTCTTCACGGAGCAACACCTCTCGTACGCCGATATTCTTCCGCCTCTCGAG GTTCGATCTAGAATCGAAGTAGCGGTCCTTAATTTCCTCAAGGTTTTGAATTCTTCAACTCCAGCGATCTCGATCTTACCTATG ATCAACCGTAAGAAAAGTAATAGCAGAGTGAATCATGGACTGTTAACTGAAGATTCATGGATTTTTCTGTCACGTTCATTCTGCACAAGATCTTTGATGAGAGAGAACACTACTAAATCCTTCATGAGAG TGTGGAAGATGATGGAGATGTGCTACGAGATTTTAGTTAAGGAAAAGAGGGTAACCCAGAGAGAATTGTTTTACAAGTTGCTTTGTGTGTCACCAGATTATTTCCCTTCTCAAGTACAGGTCAATCAAACAATCCAAG ACGTTGTAGCATTGCTTCGATGCAGCCGCTTTAGCCTTGGAGTCATGGCATCTAGTAGAGGAGCCGTTGCTGGCCGTTTATTGTTGCAG GAACCTGACCAAGAGATTGTTGACTGCACCACATGTGGGTCTTCCGGTTATGCTATTTCTGGTGACCTGAACTTGTTAGAAAAACTGACAATGAAGACAGATGCCCGTTATATCTTTGTTATCGAGAAG CATGCGATATTTCAGCGATTGGCTGAGGATCGCGTGTTCAATCAAATTCCATGTATTCTCATCACTGCTAAAGGATACCCTGATCTTGCTACAAG GTTTCTTCTTCATCGTATGAGTCGAACATTTCCTGATATTAAAATTTTAGGACTTGTTGACTG GAATCCAGCTGGATTGGCTATTCTCTGCACCTTCAAATATGGAAGCATTGGAATGGGACTAGAAGCATACAGATATG CTTGCAATATCAAGTGGTTGGGGTTAAGGAAAGATGATTTGGCTGCAATACCAGAAGAATCTTTCATTCCACTGAAGCCAAAAGATCTGCAAATTGCCAAAAGCTTGACTTCTTCTGAAATATTGCAG GATAACTATAAAGAAGAGTTGGCAGTAATGGTTCAGAGTGGCAAGAAAGCAGAAATTGAAGCTCTATACTTCCATGGGTATGATTTCTTAGGGAAATACTTGGCAAATAAAATCGTGCAAGTCGATTATATTTAG
- the LOC110922987 gene encoding uncharacterized protein LOC110922987, with product MAAPEAPLCYVGVARKSAAFRLMKQMGWEEGEGLGKEKQGIKGHVRVSNKQDTVGIGLDKPNAWAFDTTQFDGILKKLKVQATTVIEQDDDDLETDSPKKDGKTTVKATRPQGRYKRREKGKHVRSYSAKDLEGILVKKVEDNTEPEPEPFSYQDGDLDMVEAESNTVSLKGLSPDWWGYKYGFVSGGFLGAQSRRKKTSLTEDDQNCNKRTAFYEEDQENLYKLVQDKATSGKQGLGIKDQPRKVAGVRFQGKRTSFSDDEGDESEAEECHPSPKRKFDDIQDSQKNLESRPKLKKLCKKLLCQVPEKSLKLKQLKVLVDEHCSILSDFSSKKDALAFLKKKLEGSGTFTVDRKKVCLSSK from the exons ATGGCAGCTCCGGAAGCTCCTCTCTGTTATGTCGGCGTGGCCCGAAAGTCCGCCGCTTTCCGCCTCATGAAacaaatg GGATGGGAAGAAGGTGAAGGGCTTGGGAAGGAGAAACAAGGGATTAAAGGTCATGTTAGGGTTTCCAACAAACAAGACACTGTTG GTATCGGTTTGGACAAGCCGAATGCATGGGCATTTGATACAACACAGTTCGATGGTATACTTAAAAAACTGAAAGTG CAAGCAACAACAGTCATTGAACAAGATGACGATGACCTAGAGACCGATTCTCCAAAAAAAGATGGTAAAACAACCGTCAAGGCTACCCGACCCCAAGGAAG ATACAAGAGAAGAGAGAAAGGGAAGCATGTTCGTTCTTATTCAGCTAAGGATCTTGAAGGAATCCTT GTCAAAAAAGTTGAGGATAATACAGAACCTGAGCCCGAGCCTTTCTCTTATCAGGATGGAGATTTGGATATGGTAGAGGCAGAAAGCAACACTGTTAGTTTGAAAG GTCTTTCTCCGGATTGGTGGGGCTATAAATACGGATTTGTTTCCGGAGGTTTTCTTGGTGCTCAATCCAGGAGAAAGAAGACTAGCCTAACTGAAGATGATCAAAATTGTAATAAGAGGACTGCGTTTTACGAGGAGGATCAAGAGAATCTTTACAAACTTGTGCAA GACAAGGCAACTTCTGGAAAACAGGGACTTGGGATCAAGGACCAACCAAGAAAAGTAGCAGGTGTGCGGTTCCAAGGGAAAAGAACATCTTTTAGTGATGATGAGGGAGATGAATCCGAGGCTGAAGAATGTCATCCTTCACCAAAACGAAAATTTGATGACATCCAAGACTCACAAAAGAACTTGGAGTCAAGACCGAAGCTAAAGAAGTTGTGCAAAAAGCTTCTTTGTCAA GTACCTGAGAAGTCGTTAAAACTTAAACAACTCAAAGTTCTCGTCGACGAACATTGTTCTATTCTCTCTGACTTCTCTTCAAAAAAGGATGCTCTTGCATTCTTGAAAAAGAAG CTTGAAGGCAGTGGAACGTTTACTGTAGACAGAAAGAAAGTCTGTCTCTCTTCAAAATGA